In Actinomycetota bacterium, one genomic interval encodes:
- a CDS encoding phosphate ABC transporter, permease protein PstA, translating to MTRARRARVAEAVARVVTGGAAAVALLSVVLVVGYVLVRGAGSISWTFLTDIPRKSMTAGGISPAILGSFLLTSVTAFIALPVGVSAGVYLSEYAPRNTVTRVLRLAIANMAGVPSIVYGLFGLALFVIQFHMRKSVLAGSLTLACLTLPVIITATEEALRQ from the coding sequence ATGACGCGCGCGCGCAGGGCGAGGGTCGCTGAGGCGGTCGCGCGCGTTGTGACGGGCGGGGCGGCGGCCGTCGCGCTGCTCTCGGTCGTGCTGGTGGTCGGCTACGTCCTCGTACGCGGCGCCGGATCGATCTCGTGGACGTTCCTCACCGACATCCCGCGCAAGAGCATGACCGCCGGCGGCATCTCGCCGGCGATCCTCGGCTCGTTCCTCTTGACCTCCGTCACGGCGTTCATCGCGCTGCCCGTCGGGGTCTCGGCGGGCGTCTACCTGTCCGAATACGCCCCGCGCAACACGGTGACCCGCGTGCTGCGGCTCGCGATCGCGAACATGGCTGGGGTGCCGTCCATCGTCTACGGCCTGTTCGGCCTCGCGCTGTTCGTCATCCAGTTCCACATGCGCAAGTCGGTGCTCGCCGGTTCGCTCACGCTGGCGTGCCTGACGCTGCCGGTGATCATCACCGCCACCGAGGAGGCGCTGCGGCAG